From one Danio rerio strain Tuebingen ecotype United States chromosome 19, GRCz12tu, whole genome shotgun sequence genomic stretch:
- the mrpl24 gene encoding large ribosomal subunit protein uL24m precursor, with the protein MRLTALLSMAAKVALPHGYRYGTNRPWTIAARRLNPPGKRRRKVFVEPIANEDWPVVRGDTVEVLSGKEKGKQGKVAQVIRARNWVILEGLNTHYRYVGRSGDYRGTYLASEAPLLLKDIALIDPTDRKPTEIQWRYTEEGERVRVSVRTGRIIPKPVFQRKDGIVPQQWKDGPKDTSPEDTLQKTYTPSLKTLEEEVMEKMNIQENRRPRKSYWY; encoded by the exons ATGAGGCTGACAGCGCTGCTTTCGATGGCAGCAAAAGTTGCTCTTCCACACGGTTATCGCTATGGGACGAACAGACCATGGACAATCGCAGCCCGACGGCTCAACCCACCCGGCAAAAGAAGAAGAAAGGTGTTTGTTGAACCCATTGCTAATGAGGACTGGCCTGTAGTGAGAGGAGACACa GTGGAGGTTTTGTCTGGCAAAGAGAAAGGAAAGCAAGGCAAAGTTGCTCAGGTGATCCGGGCTCGAAACTGGGTCATACTCGAGGGCCTGAACACG CATTACCGATATGTGGGCAGATCTGGAGATTACAGAGGGACTTACCTCGCTAGTGAAGCTCCTCTGCTGCTGAAGGACATTGCGCTCATTGACCCGACTGACAG gaAGCCCACAGAAATCCAGTGGAGATACACTGAAGAGGGCGAGCGAGTGCGTGTTTCTGTCAGGACTGGACGGATTATTCCCAAACCAGTCTTCCAGAGAAAAGACGGCATCGTTCCTCAACAGTGGAAAG ATGGACCCAAGGACACGTCACCAGAGGACACGCTTCAGAAAACATACACACCGTCTCTGAAAACCCTTGAGGAGGAAGTCATGGAGAAAATGAACATTCAGGAAAATAGAAGACCTCGTAAAAGCTACTGGTACTGA